From the Cervus elaphus chromosome 20, mCerEla1.1, whole genome shotgun sequence genome, one window contains:
- the CCDC17 gene encoding LOW QUALITY PROTEIN: coiled-coil domain-containing protein 17 (The sequence of the model RefSeq protein was modified relative to this genomic sequence to represent the inferred CDS: substituted 1 base at 1 genomic stop codon) codes for MASHSREPGHLPCGSCDMVFRSWPLLATHTRRFCIGGQTREVTVGAQPPVATEPRVVPQEHQGLPDQEASKSALKRLTEEVQRLRLYLQEMRPWITEVPRGPQGPWRCSEATTRSAYFKAAGSLGERLLALHWTHARRVAETAAQSWALEQRAEELSRRLQGLARTGSGKSRIFSLERELRELRAETGRTRGAVEELGAHVQQLQAKPVTRLNTLREAELCGPVLQATPGTLPAEIGALREAYIRGGGRDRGVLGWMWQLQAEASALELRRSRTGRGEQERASQETSLERGKGGGRAGAAFKELLAVEAENRRLEAEILALQMQRGAGQMPWGCGEPRLAANPSPRLRREDRLPPPVAPRLPPSTGVLFLGGAEKASQLPGAMTRNLAGDLYYLLPSTDVLGPAPYDPGAGLVIFYDFLRGLEASWVWVQLMTGLARDGQESGGSTALPPALCLPPPPAPGPTGNCAILASKQPVPRLPPSPSVALICELQAWQGLAWAKAPQPKAWASLVLFDQNQRLLSGCWRLPLRALPLDPSLSPGQLNGIPQVNQAELFVRLVNARDAGVQALAEVNPANAHEYQYPPLVPNSSSPEASPLAPATAFVDPPPPEDAXTSRLRHKEGLGPPHCFDPPPLVLSPEEWGYE; via the exons ATGGCCTCCCACTCCAGGGAGCCAGGGCACCTGCCCTGCGGGTCCTGTGACATGGTTTTCCGCTCTTGGCCCCTGCTGGCCACCCACACTCGGCGCTTCTGCATTGGCGGTCAGACCCGGGAGGTGACAGTTGGAGCACAGCCCCCAGTAGCCACTGAACCACGG GTTGTGCCACAAGAGCACCAGGGCCTCCCGGACCAGGAGGCCAGCAAATCGGCTCTGAAGAGGCTAACAGAGGAG GTGCAGCGGCTGCGGCTGTATCTGCAGGAAATGAGACCCTGGATAACAGAAGTCCCCAGGGGGCCACAGGGGCCCTGGAGGTGTTCAGAGGCGACGACTCGGAGCGCCTACTTCAAGGCTGCTGGCAGCCTGGGCGAGCGGCTGCTGGCGCTGCACTGGACTCACGCAAGGCGCGTGGCAGAGACCGCGGCACAGAGCTGGGCCCTAGAGCAACGCGCCGAGG AACTGAGCCGGCGCCTCCAAGGTTTGGCCCGGACCGGGAGCGGGAAATCACGCATATTCAGTCTGGAGCGGGAGCTTCGAGAACTCCGGGCAGAGACAGGGCGAACGCGGGGAGCTGTGGAGGAGTTAGGGGCGCACGTTCAGCAGCTCCAGGCCAAGCCGGT CACCCGGCTGAACACCTTGAGAGAAGCAGAACTCTGTGGTCCGGTGCTACAAGCCACCCCAGGGACTCTGCCTGCAGAGATCGG GGCCCTGCGTGAGGCCTACATTCGAGGCGGGGGCCGGGACCGCGGCGTTCTGGGCTGGATGTGGCAGCTGCAAGCGGAGGCATCAGCTCTGGAGCTTCGGCGGTCGCGGACCGGCAGGGGTGAACAGGAGCGGGCCAGCCAGGAGACCTCTCTGGAAAGAGGAAAGGGCG GAGGACGGGCAGGTGCTGCATTCAAGGAACTTCTAGCAGTGGAGGCTGAAAACCGGCGCCTGGAGGCAGAAATCCTGGCTTTGCAAATGCAGAGGGGCGCAGGCCAGATGCCCTGGG GGTGCGGGGAGCCGAGACTTGCGGCCAATCCGAGCCCACGCCTGAGGAGGGAAGATCGCCTCCCGCCTCCAGTGGCTCCCCGGCTGCCGCCCTCCACCGGAGTCCTGTTCTTGGGTGGCGCTGAGAAGGCT TCGCAGCTTCCGGGAGCCATGACCAGAAACCTGGCCGGGGATCTGTACTACCTCCTGCCCTCTACTGACGTCCTGGGCCCTGCACCCTACGACCCCGG GGCTGGCCTTGTCATTTTCTATGACTTCCTGAGGGGCCTTGAGGCTTCTTGGGTTTGGGTGCAACTAATGACTGGCTTGGCCCGAGATGGACAGGAGTCAGGAGGGTCCACTGCGCTGCCCCCAGCCCTTTGCTtgcccccacctccagctcctGGGCCCACCGGCAACTGTGCCATCCTTGCCAGCAAGCAGCCTGTACCCAG ACTACCACCCTCACCATCAGTAGCCTTGATCTGTGAGCTCCAGGCCTGGCAGGGGCTAGCATGGGCTAAGGCACCACAGCCAAAGGCCTGGGCCTCACTAGTGCTATTTGACCAGAATCAGAGGTTGCTAAGTGGTTGTTGGCGTCTCCCACTTCGGGCCCTCCCTCTGGACCCCAGCCTTAGCCCTGGGCAGCTGAACGGGATTCCCCAG GTTAATCAGGCCGAGCTCTTTGTGAGACTGGtgaatgcaagagatgcaggtgtcCAGGCCCTGGCAGAGGTCAATCCAGCAAATGCCCATGAGTACCAGTACCCACCTCTG GTACCCAACTCATCTTCACCGGAAGCCAGCCCCCTCGCCCCAGCAACTGCCTTTGTTGACCCCCCTCCTCCCGAAGATGCCTGAACCAGCAGACTCAGGCATAAAGAGGGTTTGGGCCCTCCCCACTGCTTTGACCCACCCCCACTGGTTCTGAGTCCAGAAGAATGGGGGTATGAGTAG
- the LOC122678117 gene encoding nuclear autoantigenic sperm protein isoform X2, with the protein MAAESTATAAITAELVSADKIEEDAPAPSTSADKVESLDVDSEAKKLLGLGQKHLVMGDIPAAVNAFQEAASLLGKKYGETANECGEAFFFYGKSLLELARMENGVLGNALEGVHVEEEEGEKTEEESLVENNDNIDETEGSEEEDKENDKAEETLNDSALENKSLQENEEEEIGNLELAWDMLDLAKIIFKRQDTKEAQLYAAQAHLKLGEVSVESENYLQAVEEFQACLNLQEQYLEAHDRLLAETHYQLGLAYGYNSQYDEAVAQFSKSIEVIEKRMAVLNEQMKEAEGSPTEYEKEIEELKELLPEIREKIEDAKESQRSGNVAELALKATLVESSTSGFTPSGGSSSVSMIASRKPTDGASSSNCVTDISHLVRKKRKPEEESPRKDDAKKAKQEPEVNGGSGDTISSGTEVSENMEEEAENKAESRAAVEGTVEAGATVESTAC; encoded by the exons TCTGGATGTGGATAGTGAAGCTAAGAAACTATTGGGATTAGGACAGAAACATCTGGTAATGGGTGATATTCCCGCAGCTGTCAATGCCTTCCAGGAAGCAGCTAGTCTTTT AGGTAAGAAGTATGGAGAGACAGCTAATGAATGTGGAGAAGCCTTCTTTTTTTATGGGAAATCGCTTTTGGAGTTGGCAAG AATGGAGAATGGTGTGTTGGGAAATGCCCTGGAAGGTGTGCAtgtggaagaggaggaaggagaaaaaacagaagaagaatcTCTGGTAGAAAATAATGATAACATAGATG AAACCGAGGGCTCAGAAGAGGAGGATAAAGAAAATGACAAGGCTGAAGAAACACTAAATGATTCAGCTCTTGAAAACAAG TCCcttcaagaaaatgaagaggaggagATTGGGAACCTAGAGCTTGCCTGGGATATGCTGGATTTAGCaaagatcatttttaaaag gCAAGACACAAAGGAGGCTCAGCTTTATGCTGCACAGGCACATCTTAAACTTGGAGAAGTTAGTGTTGAATCTG aGAATTACCTCCAAGCTGTGGAGGAGTTCCAGGCTTGCCTAAACCTCCAGGAACAGTATCTGGAAGCCCATGATCGACTCCTTGCAGAGACTCACTACCAGCTGGGCTTGGCCTACGGGTACAACTCTCAGTATGATGAAGCAGTAGCACAGTTCAGCAAATCTATTGAGGTCATTGAGAAGAGAATGG CTGTACTAAATGAGCAGATGAAGGAAGCTGAAGGATCACCTACTGAATATGAGAAAGAAATTGAGGAGCTGAAGGAGCTGCTCCCTGAAATTAGAGAGAAGATAGAAGATGCAAAGGAGTCCCAGCGCAGTGGGAATGTAGCTGAACTGGCTCTGAAAGCAACTCTG GTGGAGAGCTCTACTTCAGGTTTCACCCCTAGTGGAGGAAGCTCTTCGGTTTCCATG ATTGCCAGTAGAAAGCCAACAGATGGTGCTTCCTCATCAAATTGTGTTACTGATATTTCCCACCTTGTCAGAAAGAAG AGGAAACCAGAGGAAGAGAGCCCCCGGAAAGATGATGCAAAGAAAGCCAAACAAGAGCCGGAGGTGAATGGCGGCAGTGGGGACACTATTTCCAGTGGAACCGAAGTTTCCGAAAacatggaggaggag GCTGAGAATAAAGCTGAAAGCCGGGCAGCAGTGGAGGGGACAGTGGAGGCCGGAGCTACAGTTGAAAGCACTGCATGTTAA
- the LOC122678117 gene encoding nuclear autoantigenic sperm protein isoform X1 encodes MAAESTATAAITAELVSADKIEEDAPAPSTSADKVESLDVDSEAKKLLGLGQKHLVMGDIPAAVNAFQEAASLLGKKYGETANECGEAFFFYGKSLLELARMENGVLGNALEGVHVEEEEGEKTEEESLVENNDNIDEEAREELREQVYDAMGEKEAQKTEDKSLVKPEMDKEQETEMEKGGREDMDIGEPAEELQEKVKSTPDQLTETTEEGKGAAAPEGLSEAEVTSKKPDQEIPGAEEGKSVSGTDVQEECREKGGQGEVIVSIEEKPKEASKEQPVVTLEKQGTPVEIEVVKPVDMGGDEPKEQVAASESEPGKAILEQLVGQELPSAEESPEVTTQAADASAAEAGSEVSEKPGGQDTVLPQDGAVNGLSAAGDHASTQPQTKAEGLIGTKDGSGLEKVREELVPSQETKLSVEESEATGDGVETEVAQKATEKSPEDKVKIAANEEAQDKEEQMKEGEETEGSEEEDKENDKAEETLNDSALENKSLQENEEEEIGNLELAWDMLDLAKIIFKRQDTKEAQLYAAQAHLKLGEVSVESENYLQAVEEFQACLNLQEQYLEAHDRLLAETHYQLGLAYGYNSQYDEAVAQFSKSIEVIEKRMAVLNEQMKEAEGSPTEYEKEIEELKELLPEIREKIEDAKESQRSGNVAELALKATLVESSTSGFTPSGGSSSVSMIASRKPTDGASSSNCVTDISHLVRKKRKPEEESPRKDDAKKAKQEPEVNGGSGDTISSGTEVSENMEEEAENKAESRAAVEGTVEAGATVESTAC; translated from the exons TCTGGATGTGGATAGTGAAGCTAAGAAACTATTGGGATTAGGACAGAAACATCTGGTAATGGGTGATATTCCCGCAGCTGTCAATGCCTTCCAGGAAGCAGCTAGTCTTTT AGGTAAGAAGTATGGAGAGACAGCTAATGAATGTGGAGAAGCCTTCTTTTTTTATGGGAAATCGCTTTTGGAGTTGGCAAG AATGGAGAATGGTGTGTTGGGAAATGCCCTGGAAGGTGTGCAtgtggaagaggaggaaggagaaaaaacagaagaagaatcTCTGGTAGAAAATAATGATAACATAGATG AGGAAGCAAGGGAAGAGTTGAGAGAACAGGTTTATGACGCCATGGGAGAAAAAGAAGCCCAAAAAACAGAAGACAAGTCTCTGGTAAAGCctgaaatggataaagaacaggAAACTGAAATGGAGAAGGGTGGAAGAGAAGATATGGATATCGGTGAGCCTGCAGAGGAACTACAGGAAAAAGTTAAATCAACTCCAGATCAGTTAACTGAAACCACTGAAGAGGGAAAGGGAGCAGCAGCACCAGAAGGATTGAGTGAAGCTGAAGTCACTTCTAAGAAGCCAGATCAGGAAATACCGGGTGCTGAGGAAGGAAAATCAGTTTCTGGAACTGATGTCCAAGaagagtgcagagaaaaaggggGTCAGGGAGAAGTAATTGTGAGCATAGAGGAGAAACCAAAAGAAGCTTCAAAAGAACAACCTGTTGTGACTCTAGAAAAGCAGGGCACTCCAGTGGAGATAGAAGTAGTCAAGCCAGTGGATATGGGTGGGGATGAGCCAAAGGAGCAGGTAGCTGCCTCTGAAAGTGAGCCAGGAAAGGCTATTCTTGAGCAGTTGGTAGGGCAAGAATTACCTTCTGCCGAAGAGTCACCAGAGGTGACAACACAGGCTGCAGATGCTTCAGCTGCAGAAGCCGGATCAGAAGTCtctgagaagcctggagggcaggACACAGTTCTCCCTCAGGATGGTGCAGTCAATGGACTGTCAGCTGCAGGGGATCATGCCTCCACTCAACCACAAACTAAGGCAGAAGGACTGATAGGAACAAAAGATGGCTCAGGACTAGAGAAGGTCAGGGAAGAGTTGGTTCCTAGCCAGGAGACTAAGCTGTCTGTAGAAGAGTCTGAGGCAACTGGAGATGGGGTGGAGACTGAGGTGGCCCAGAAGGCTACTGAGAAATCCCCAGAAGACAAAGTTAAGATAGCTGCTAATGAAGAAGCACAAGACAAAGAAGAACAGATGAAAGAGGGTGAAG AAACCGAGGGCTCAGAAGAGGAGGATAAAGAAAATGACAAGGCTGAAGAAACACTAAATGATTCAGCTCTTGAAAACAAG TCCcttcaagaaaatgaagaggaggagATTGGGAACCTAGAGCTTGCCTGGGATATGCTGGATTTAGCaaagatcatttttaaaag gCAAGACACAAAGGAGGCTCAGCTTTATGCTGCACAGGCACATCTTAAACTTGGAGAAGTTAGTGTTGAATCTG aGAATTACCTCCAAGCTGTGGAGGAGTTCCAGGCTTGCCTAAACCTCCAGGAACAGTATCTGGAAGCCCATGATCGACTCCTTGCAGAGACTCACTACCAGCTGGGCTTGGCCTACGGGTACAACTCTCAGTATGATGAAGCAGTAGCACAGTTCAGCAAATCTATTGAGGTCATTGAGAAGAGAATGG CTGTACTAAATGAGCAGATGAAGGAAGCTGAAGGATCACCTACTGAATATGAGAAAGAAATTGAGGAGCTGAAGGAGCTGCTCCCTGAAATTAGAGAGAAGATAGAAGATGCAAAGGAGTCCCAGCGCAGTGGGAATGTAGCTGAACTGGCTCTGAAAGCAACTCTG GTGGAGAGCTCTACTTCAGGTTTCACCCCTAGTGGAGGAAGCTCTTCGGTTTCCATG ATTGCCAGTAGAAAGCCAACAGATGGTGCTTCCTCATCAAATTGTGTTACTGATATTTCCCACCTTGTCAGAAAGAAG AGGAAACCAGAGGAAGAGAGCCCCCGGAAAGATGATGCAAAGAAAGCCAAACAAGAGCCGGAGGTGAATGGCGGCAGTGGGGACACTATTTCCAGTGGAACCGAAGTTTCCGAAAacatggaggaggag GCTGAGAATAAAGCTGAAAGCCGGGCAGCAGTGGAGGGGACAGTGGAGGCCGGAGCTACAGTTGAAAGCACTGCATGTTAA